The stretch of DNA GCGCCGAGCAGGAGCGCGGCGCCGATCAACAGAGTCTTCTTGTTTTTCATGATGTCACTCGATGTGGAAGAAGAGGCTCAACCCTGCCCGGGTACCAGCGCAAGCACGCGCAGCGGACTGCCGGAGCCGTTCTGGATCTTGAGCGGCGCAGCCACGATCACCGCGCCGGTCGGCGGAAGCTGATCGAGATTGCACAGGCATTGCAGGCCGTAACGTCCGCCACCGTGCAGGAAATGGTGCGCCGGATAGGGCGGGTCGAGATGACCGGCCTGGCCGGCATCCGTCCCGATCGTCTCGGTGCCGAGGCCGATGATGCCGCGCTCCTCGACGAGCCAGCGCATCACGGCGGCATCCGGCCCGGGCGTGTGCGCGCCGTCGTCCTTCAAATTGGCGTAGTCGCGCCAGCCTTTCTTCGACCAGTCGGTGCGCAGCAATACCCAATGCCGTTCCGGGATCCGCCCGTGGCTTTTTTCCCAGGCCTCAATGACCGGTATCGTCAAAAAGAAATCCGCATCCTTTGCGGCTTGCGCCGAGCAATCGATCACACAGGCCGGCGCGATCATGTCGCGCACCGGCAGCGTATCGACCGAATTGTTCGGCAGGTCCTTGCCGGTGAACCAGTGGATCGGCGCGTCGAAATGCGTGCCGGTGTGCTCGCCGAAGGTCAGGTTGTTCCAGTACCAGGCAGGACCGCTCGCGTCATAGCGCGAAATCTGCTGGATGCGCACGGGCGCGGCTTGGCCGAATTCCGGCGGCAGAACGATGACGGGGAAGTCCGGGCTGAGCGTAAACGTCAGATCGACGACGCGCACCGCGCCGGACGCGACCGCGCCGGCAAATTGCATGAGACCATGGCTGTCCATTGCGCTTCTCCCGTTTCTAGCAAACCCGCCTACGCCCCTAGCTCACGCTCGACCGCCTTGGGATTGGCCGCAAGGCGCTGGCGAATGTCCTCGGCGACATCGCCCA from Bradyrhizobium sp. AZCC 1693 encodes:
- a CDS encoding cyclase family protein — translated: MDSHGLMQFAGAVASGAVRVVDLTFTLSPDFPVIVLPPEFGQAAPVRIQQISRYDASGPAWYWNNLTFGEHTGTHFDAPIHWFTGKDLPNNSVDTLPVRDMIAPACVIDCSAQAAKDADFFLTIPVIEAWEKSHGRIPERHWVLLRTDWSKKGWRDYANLKDDGAHTPGPDAAVMRWLVEERGIIGLGTETIGTDAGQAGHLDPPYPAHHFLHGGGRYGLQCLCNLDQLPPTGAVIVAAPLKIQNGSGSPLRVLALVPGQG